Proteins encoded together in one Streptomyces sp. NA04227 window:
- the lipB gene encoding lipoyl(octanoyl) transferase LipB, producing the protein MNALRFVRMGFGAEAVGYAEALTEQRRVHAARVADEIPDTCLLLEHPAVYTAGRLTKDDERPVDGTPVIDVDRGGKITWHGPGQLVGYPITRLPNPRDVVGHVRRLEEALIRTCTELGLRTSRVEGRSGVWVLGEDRPAPALGGLTLDFAPPPRTRATSEYNPRLSGPEYAPSNAGQRGEDRKVAAIGIRVSRGVTSHGFALNVNPDNTSFDRIVPCGIRDAGVTSLAYELGRDVTIAEVLPLVEKHLAEVLAEAAADPAGAVAS; encoded by the coding sequence GTGAACGCACTGCGATTCGTCCGGATGGGCTTCGGCGCCGAGGCGGTCGGGTACGCCGAGGCGCTGACCGAACAGCGCCGGGTGCACGCCGCCCGGGTCGCGGACGAGATCCCGGACACCTGCCTGCTCCTGGAGCACCCTGCCGTCTACACCGCGGGCAGGCTCACCAAGGACGACGAGCGGCCCGTCGACGGCACCCCCGTGATCGACGTCGACCGCGGCGGCAAGATCACCTGGCACGGCCCCGGCCAGCTCGTCGGCTATCCGATCACCAGGCTGCCGAACCCGCGGGACGTGGTCGGTCACGTACGCCGCCTGGAGGAGGCCCTGATCCGTACCTGCACGGAGCTCGGCCTTCGGACCAGCCGGGTGGAGGGCCGCAGCGGGGTGTGGGTCCTCGGCGAGGACCGGCCGGCGCCCGCGCTCGGCGGCCTGACCCTGGACTTCGCGCCGCCGCCGCGCACCCGCGCCACCTCCGAGTACAACCCGCGGCTCAGCGGCCCCGAGTACGCGCCGTCCAACGCGGGCCAACGCGGCGAGGACCGCAAGGTGGCCGCGATCGGCATCCGGGTCTCGCGGGGGGTCACCTCGCACGGCTTCGCGCTGAACGTGAACCCGGACAACACCTCCTTCGACCGGATCGTGCCCTGCGGCATCCGGGACGCGGGCGTCACCTCGCTCGCGTACGAGCTGGGCCGCGACGTCACGATCGCCGAGGTCCTGCCGCTGGTGGAGAAGCACCTGGCCGAGGTGCTCGCCGAGGCCGCCGCGGACCCGGCCGGGGCGGTGGCGTCCTGA
- a CDS encoding RDD family protein, producing the protein MDKRQAMGSRPSGPGEAAEGTDADFGYRGQQLGLPQEGPGSIAPLGRRFGAVFVDWGLCVLIAYGLLAQGDMQVTGRWAIGILFLLGTLTVGTVGFTPGKRLFRLRVISIHGESLGLGRAALRTALLCLAVPALIWDRDSRGLHDRLANAIQVRM; encoded by the coding sequence GTGGACAAGAGGCAAGCAATGGGATCCAGGCCGTCCGGCCCCGGCGAGGCGGCCGAGGGCACGGATGCCGACTTCGGTTACCGCGGTCAGCAGCTCGGCCTTCCGCAGGAGGGCCCGGGCTCGATCGCACCGCTCGGCAGGCGCTTCGGCGCCGTCTTCGTCGACTGGGGCCTCTGCGTCCTGATCGCATACGGTCTGCTCGCGCAAGGTGATATGCAGGTCACCGGAAGGTGGGCCATCGGCATCCTCTTCCTGCTCGGCACGCTGACCGTCGGTACGGTCGGCTTCACTCCGGGCAAGCGGCTCTTCCGGCTCCGGGTCATCTCCATCCACGGCGAGAGCCTCGGCCTCGGCCGGGCGGCGCTGCGCACTGCGCTGCTCTGCCTCGCCGTCCCCGCCCTCATCTGGGACCGCGACTCCCGCGGCCTCCACGACCGGCTGGCCAACGCGATCCAGGTCCGGATGTAG
- a CDS encoding DUF4191 domain-containing protein, with amino-acid sequence MARKDPAADAANTGRLKQIALTYKMTRRADSKIGLILGAVGLGTLGVFLAIGFLIDHPIFLGIAGLLVSLLVTAVVFGRRAEQAAFGQMEGKPGAAAAVLDNVGRGWTTTPAVAMNRNQDVVHRAVGKAGIVLVAEGNPNRLKSLLSAEKKKMARIVADVPVHDIVVGEGEGQVPLKKVRTTMLKLPRTLSGPQVTATNDRLRALGDLMSNMPLPKGPMPKGMRMPRGGGKMR; translated from the coding sequence ATGGCGAGGAAGGATCCCGCAGCGGACGCTGCGAACACGGGGCGACTCAAGCAGATCGCCCTCACGTACAAGATGACCAGGCGGGCCGACTCCAAAATCGGCCTGATCCTCGGGGCCGTCGGACTCGGCACCTTGGGTGTCTTCCTCGCGATCGGTTTCCTGATCGACCATCCCATCTTCCTGGGCATCGCGGGTCTGCTGGTCTCCCTCCTGGTGACGGCCGTGGTCTTCGGCCGCCGCGCGGAGCAGGCGGCCTTCGGTCAGATGGAGGGCAAGCCCGGCGCGGCCGCCGCTGTCCTGGACAACGTCGGACGCGGCTGGACCACCACCCCCGCCGTCGCGATGAACCGCAACCAGGACGTCGTGCACCGCGCGGTCGGCAAGGCGGGCATCGTCCTGGTCGCCGAGGGCAACCCGAACCGTCTCAAGAGCCTGCTCTCCGCCGAGAAGAAGAAGATGGCGCGCATCGTGGCGGACGTTCCGGTCCACGACATCGTGGTCGGCGAGGGCGAGGGCCAGGTCCCGCTCAAGAAGGTCCGTACGACGATGCTCAAGCTCCCGCGCACCCTCAGCGGCCCGCAGGTGACCGCGACCAACGACCGGTTGCGTGCGCTCGGGGACTTGATGAGCAATATGCCTTTGCCAAAGGGGCCCATGCCGAAAGGCATGCGCATGCCTCGTGGCGGCGGGAAGATGCGCTGA
- the lipA gene encoding lipoyl synthase — translation MSAVSPDGRKMLRLEVRNSQTPIERKPEWIKTRAKMGPEYRKMQALVKGEGLHTVCQEAGCPNIYECWEDREATFLIGGDQCTRRCDFCQIDTGKPEALDRDEPRRVGESVVTMDLNYATITGVARDDLEDGGAWLYAETVRQIHAQTAERAEGRTKVELLAPDFNAVPEQLAEVFSSRPEVFAHNVETVPRIFKRIRPGFRYDRSLDVITKAREYGLVTKSNLILGMGEERAEISEALRQLHEAGCELITITQYLRPSVRHHPVERWVKPAEFVELKEEAEQIGFSGVMSGPLVRSSYRAGRLYRMAMDQRDGTATATDDSYSARQAV, via the coding sequence GTGTCCGCAGTCTCACCCGACGGACGCAAGATGCTGCGCCTGGAGGTCCGCAACAGCCAGACCCCCATCGAGCGCAAGCCCGAGTGGATCAAGACCCGGGCGAAGATGGGCCCCGAGTACCGGAAGATGCAGGCGCTCGTGAAGGGCGAGGGCCTGCACACGGTCTGCCAGGAAGCCGGTTGCCCCAACATCTACGAGTGCTGGGAGGACCGCGAGGCGACCTTCCTCATCGGCGGCGACCAGTGCACCCGTCGCTGCGACTTCTGCCAGATCGACACCGGCAAGCCCGAGGCGCTCGACCGTGACGAACCGCGCCGGGTCGGCGAGTCGGTGGTCACGATGGACCTCAACTACGCCACCATCACCGGCGTCGCCCGCGACGACCTGGAGGACGGCGGCGCCTGGCTGTACGCGGAGACCGTGCGCCAGATCCACGCCCAGACCGCCGAGCGCGCGGAGGGCCGGACCAAGGTCGAGCTCCTCGCCCCGGACTTCAACGCGGTGCCCGAGCAGCTCGCCGAGGTCTTCTCCTCGCGCCCCGAGGTCTTCGCGCACAACGTCGAGACGGTGCCCCGGATCTTCAAGCGCATCCGCCCCGGCTTCCGCTACGACCGCTCCCTCGACGTGATCACCAAGGCCCGCGAGTACGGCCTGGTCACCAAGTCGAACCTGATCCTCGGCATGGGCGAGGAGCGCGCCGAGATCAGCGAGGCCCTGCGCCAGCTGCACGAGGCGGGCTGCGAACTGATCACCATCACCCAGTACCTGCGCCCCTCCGTGCGCCACCACCCCGTCGAGCGCTGGGTCAAGCCCGCCGAGTTCGTGGAGCTCAAGGAGGAGGCCGAGCAGATCGGCTTCTCCGGCGTCATGTCGGGCCCGCTGGTCCGCTCCTCGTACCGCGCGGGCCGCCTGTACCGGATGGCCATGGACCAGCGCGACGGTACGGCCACCGCGACGGACGACTCGTACTCCGCGCGCCAGGCGGTCTGA
- a CDS encoding amidohydrolase family protein has translation MAELDLIVTGGLWFDGTGSAPLRRELGVRDGVLVEISTEALPVGPDTTVLDARGKWVTPGFLDIHTHYDAEVLALPGLTESVRHGVTTVVLGNCSLSTVTASDDECADIFSRVEAVPRESVMSILNEHRDWATPAEYARHLDGLPLGPNTAAFLGHSDIRVHTLGLGRSVTRATKPTGAELRRMTGLLEDALDEGFLGLSSMTNTLDKIDGEAYRSRSLPSTYARSREFKALNEVLRSRGRILQSAPNISLTPNIAKFFAASSGLFGRRPLRTSLLSAADSKAYPFLVHFMLYAAPLLNRFAGTDFKWQHLPVPFKVYADGIDLVVFEEFGAGAAALHLRDEVERDELLQQESFRRQFRKEYDNKLTPRIWHRNLHDAHIVACPEANTVGKTFGQVADERGLHPIDAFLDLVVLHGRKVRWHTTVANDRPRYADKLAANPGVQMGFGDAGAHLRNMAFYNYHLRLLKRVHEARGTDKPFLSPQRAVHRLTGELGEWYGLDAGFLRRGDRADLAIIDPERLDASVDELHENAVPAYGGLRRLVNRNDATVTATVINGQVAWRDGEFTEGFGTQWGSGQFLRVGTRGRTGSAVDGARGSRGAATARTKDTKSTKSTSGTHTGVASAA, from the coding sequence ATGGCCGAGCTGGATCTGATCGTCACGGGCGGACTGTGGTTCGACGGCACCGGGAGTGCGCCGCTGCGGCGTGAACTCGGCGTGCGGGACGGGGTGTTGGTCGAGATCTCCACCGAGGCGCTGCCCGTGGGGCCGGACACCACCGTGCTCGACGCCCGGGGGAAGTGGGTCACCCCGGGCTTCCTCGACATCCATACGCACTACGACGCCGAGGTCCTCGCCCTGCCGGGGCTGACCGAGTCCGTACGGCACGGCGTGACCACCGTCGTGCTCGGGAACTGCTCACTGTCGACCGTGACGGCCTCCGACGACGAGTGCGCGGACATCTTCAGCCGGGTGGAGGCGGTGCCGCGCGAGTCGGTGATGTCGATCCTGAACGAGCACCGCGACTGGGCCACGCCCGCCGAGTACGCACGGCACCTCGACGGGCTGCCGCTCGGCCCGAACACCGCGGCTTTCCTCGGGCACTCCGACATCCGGGTGCACACGCTGGGACTCGGCCGTTCCGTGACCCGGGCGACCAAGCCGACGGGGGCCGAACTCCGGCGTATGACCGGGCTGTTGGAGGACGCGCTCGACGAGGGGTTCCTCGGTCTGTCGTCCATGACGAACACGCTCGACAAGATCGACGGCGAGGCCTACCGGTCCCGTTCACTGCCCTCGACGTACGCCCGCTCCCGCGAGTTCAAGGCGCTCAACGAGGTACTGCGCTCCCGGGGACGCATCCTGCAGAGCGCGCCCAACATCAGCCTGACACCGAACATCGCCAAGTTCTTCGCGGCGAGTTCGGGGCTCTTCGGGCGCCGCCCGCTGCGTACCTCGCTGCTTTCGGCCGCCGACTCGAAGGCGTATCCCTTCCTCGTCCACTTCATGCTGTACGCGGCGCCGCTCCTGAACCGGTTCGCCGGCACCGACTTCAAGTGGCAGCATCTGCCGGTCCCGTTCAAGGTGTACGCGGACGGCATCGACCTGGTCGTCTTCGAGGAGTTCGGCGCCGGTGCCGCGGCCCTGCATCTGCGGGACGAGGTGGAGCGCGACGAACTGCTCCAACAGGAGTCGTTCCGGCGGCAGTTCCGCAAGGAGTACGACAACAAGCTGACCCCGCGGATCTGGCACCGCAACCTGCACGACGCCCACATCGTCGCCTGCCCGGAGGCGAACACGGTCGGCAAGACCTTCGGACAGGTCGCCGACGAGCGCGGGCTGCACCCCATCGACGCCTTCCTGGACCTGGTCGTGCTGCACGGTCGCAAGGTGCGCTGGCACACCACCGTGGCCAACGACCGGCCGCGCTACGCGGACAAGCTGGCCGCCAACCCCGGCGTCCAGATGGGCTTCGGCGACGCGGGCGCCCACCTGCGCAACATGGCCTTCTACAACTACCACCTGCGGCTTCTCAAGAGGGTCCACGAGGCACGCGGTACGGACAAGCCGTTCCTCAGCCCGCAGCGGGCCGTGCACCGGCTGACCGGCGAGCTCGGCGAGTGGTACGGCCTGGACGCGGGCTTCCTGCGCCGCGGCGACCGCGCCGACCTCGCGATCATCGACCCCGAGCGCCTCGATGCCTCGGTGGACGAGCTGCACGAGAACGCCGTCCCCGCGTACGGCGGTCTGCGCCGCCTGGTGAACCGTAACGACGCCACCGTCACCGCCACCGTCATCAACGGCCAAGTCGCCTGGCGTGACGGCGAGTTCACCGAGGGCTTCGGGACACAGTGGGGCAGCGGGCAGTTCCTCAGGGTGGGCACGCGGGGGCGGACCGGCAGCGCGGTCGACGGCGCCCGTGGGTCCCGCGGCGCGGCGACGGCTCGTACGAAGGACACGAAGAGCACGAAGAGCACGAGCGGTACGCACACTGGGGTCGCCTCGGCGGCGTGA
- a CDS encoding TetR/AcrR family transcriptional regulator gives MGASTNGGRAPDGRATRWAGQRERRRAEFVDAAIEAVALHGPEVSTEQIAEQAGVARTRLYKHFSDAADLNRALVERVTEMIAAELEPVLYSGSTPRDGVEAAVRTHLQWLTRHSNLYRYLLRQTADSPSGAGQAVHDVKSAMATMLAGLFRDYTAAFELDMPAQWVDVLAFGIVGLIEAATSRWMADPSQITEDELAQRLSRWVWLTLDDALRAEGIELDPDVWLPLPPPSDSASAPTAQAPTPAAAAPPATSD, from the coding sequence ATGGGTGCGAGCACGAACGGCGGACGTGCGCCCGACGGGCGGGCGACTCGGTGGGCCGGGCAGCGGGAGCGGCGGCGGGCCGAGTTCGTGGATGCCGCCATCGAGGCCGTCGCACTGCACGGTCCCGAGGTGTCGACCGAGCAGATCGCCGAGCAGGCGGGAGTGGCACGCACCCGGCTGTACAAGCACTTCAGCGATGCCGCGGATCTGAACCGGGCGCTGGTCGAGCGCGTGACCGAGATGATCGCGGCGGAGCTGGAGCCGGTGCTGTACTCGGGCAGTACGCCACGGGACGGCGTCGAGGCGGCGGTGCGTACGCATCTGCAGTGGCTCACCCGGCACAGCAATCTCTACCGCTATCTGCTGCGCCAGACCGCCGACTCCCCCTCCGGTGCCGGTCAGGCGGTGCACGACGTCAAGAGCGCCATGGCCACCATGCTCGCCGGGCTCTTCCGCGACTACACCGCCGCGTTCGAGCTGGACATGCCCGCACAGTGGGTGGACGTGCTCGCCTTTGGCATCGTCGGCCTCATCGAGGCGGCGACCAGCCGTTGGATGGCCGACCCCTCCCAGATCACCGAGGACGAACTCGCCCAGCGCCTCTCCCGCTGGGTCTGGCTCACCCTGGACGATGCACTCCGCGCCGAGGGCATCGAGCTCGACCCGGACGTTTGGCTGCCGCTGCCGCCGCCGAGCGATTCCGCCTCGGCGCCTACGGCTCAGGCTCCGACTCCGGCGGCCGCGGCCCCTCCGGCGACCTCGGACTGA
- a CDS encoding TetR/AcrR family transcriptional regulator, with translation MVGDQAQGRSRRPGGRAAVVVAAVRGATDELLEEVGYEGLTLPEVAARAGVNKTTVYRRWPTKVELITDLFLIRTAEQDPGRDTGSLVGDLVATLEDIVGHVRSPATRAVLSVAIGGALDEPTRAAREAFWDERFRRGAAIVERAVGRGELPPDADARLLLEDASSPVYFRLLVTGQALTDSDIELFARRAAERAGGTGAAHE, from the coding sequence ATGGTGGGTGACCAGGCGCAGGGCCGCTCCCGGCGACCCGGGGGGCGTGCGGCCGTGGTGGTCGCCGCCGTGCGAGGGGCGACCGATGAGCTGCTCGAGGAAGTCGGCTACGAGGGGCTGACGCTTCCGGAGGTGGCGGCCCGCGCCGGGGTGAACAAGACGACCGTGTACCGGCGTTGGCCGACCAAGGTCGAGCTCATCACCGATCTGTTCCTGATCCGCACCGCGGAGCAGGATCCCGGCCGCGACACCGGCAGCCTGGTCGGCGACCTCGTTGCCACGCTCGAGGACATCGTGGGCCATGTACGCAGTCCCGCGACACGGGCGGTGCTGAGTGTGGCCATCGGCGGCGCCTTGGACGAGCCCACCCGCGCCGCCCGTGAGGCGTTCTGGGACGAGCGGTTCCGTCGCGGTGCCGCGATCGTCGAGCGGGCCGTCGGGCGCGGGGAACTGCCGCCCGATGCGGACGCCCGCCTGCTTCTGGAGGACGCGAGCAGCCCCGTGTACTTCCGTCTGTTGGTCACCGGCCAGGCGCTCACCGACTCGGACATCGAGTTGTTCGCCCGCCGGGCTGCGGAGCGGGCCGGGGGAACCGGCGCAGCTCACGAATGA
- a CDS encoding PPOX class F420-dependent oxidoreductase produces the protein MSEPPLPADVIATLRKPNPAVITTLRSDGQPVSTATWYLWDDDRLLVNMDEGRRRLSHVRNDPRVSLTVLDAKSWYTHISFIGTVNRLRNDEGLRVIDRMSEHYLGQPYARRDRARVNAWIKVERWHGWGAHKDNAQAGGR, from the coding sequence ATGTCCGAGCCCCCGCTGCCCGCCGACGTCATCGCCACCCTGCGCAAGCCCAACCCGGCCGTCATCACCACCCTCCGTTCGGACGGCCAGCCGGTGTCCACGGCCACCTGGTACCTGTGGGACGACGACCGACTGCTGGTCAACATGGACGAAGGGCGCCGACGCCTGAGTCACGTGCGCAACGACCCCCGCGTCAGCCTCACCGTCCTGGACGCCAAGTCCTGGTACACGCACATCAGCTTCATCGGCACCGTCAACCGCCTCCGCAACGACGAGGGCCTCCGCGTCATCGACCGGATGTCCGAGCACTACCTCGGCCAGCCCTACGCCCGCCGCGACCGCGCCCGGGTCAACGCCTGGATCAAGGTCGAGAGGTGGCACGGCTGGGGGGCGCACAAGGACAACGCGCAGGCGGGCGGGCGCTGA
- a CDS encoding ABC transporter ATP-binding protein: MKEPTEVPTARARTAGAPTVPPTGAPTAPLLSIEDLHVSITAGERTVHALNGVGLDLRHGEALGIVGESGCGKTMTALAVLGLLPHGARVTGGRVRFDGRDLTSADPTTLRAVRGNTVGMVFQDPLTSLNPTLTIGAQVAEPLLLHKELSRKQAWRQAEEALGLVGLPRPAERMRAYPHQLSGGMRQRVALAMALVCEPSLLIADEPTTALDVTTQHQILELVDDLRQRLGMALVLVTHDLGVIARRVDKVAVMYAGRIVEQAGAHQLFTAPRHRYTQALFEALPERAAHRAAPLRTIPGLPPSLTVRTKGCPFAPRCTHASAECRGEEPELVPVGQAGQGGEQEHSHACFHPAVPLAGVGARTGEGAGVRTDTDGTAMEAEAEAEEVAEAEVDARTGRVAPAPVLLELDALHKEFPLAGGVFARRRGSVQAVGGVSLRLRRGETFGLVGESGCGKTTLGRIVAGLEEATSGEVRLEGRDLALLTRTERRAERRRIQLMFQDSTAAMDPRMRVGEILREPLAIHRYGTRGEQESRTAELLDAVGLPRGAKHRYPHEFSGGQRQRLGLARALALEPDLVIADEPVSALDVSVQAQILNLMRRLQRERSLTYLFISHDLSVVRYLADRVGVMYLGRLVESGPTEEVFARPLHPYTRALLGAGSAAAVPEPGAGTDTGTGLGPGTSTAGPATLRGEPPLGPAHATAPVSGCPFRPRCPKARDLCAEREPAQLGPGVDGHRAACHFPVEVEVEVEVGAEVEYKAEVAKGELPTHDK; the protein is encoded by the coding sequence ATGAAGGAGCCGACCGAGGTGCCGACGGCCCGGGCGCGAACGGCCGGAGCGCCCACCGTGCCGCCGACCGGAGCGCCCACCGCGCCGCTGCTGAGCATCGAGGATCTGCACGTCTCGATCACCGCGGGCGAGCGCACCGTGCACGCCCTGAACGGGGTCGGCCTCGACCTGCGGCACGGCGAGGCACTCGGCATCGTCGGCGAGTCCGGCTGCGGAAAGACGATGACCGCGCTGGCCGTTCTGGGCCTGCTCCCGCACGGCGCACGCGTCACCGGCGGCCGGGTGCGCTTCGACGGCAGGGACCTCACCTCGGCGGACCCCACCACCCTGCGGGCGGTACGCGGCAACACCGTCGGCATGGTCTTCCAGGACCCGCTGACCTCCCTCAACCCCACCCTGACCATCGGCGCCCAGGTCGCCGAACCCCTGCTCCTGCACAAGGAGTTGAGCCGCAAACAGGCATGGCGGCAGGCCGAGGAGGCGCTCGGCCTGGTCGGCCTGCCCCGGCCCGCCGAGCGGATGCGGGCCTACCCCCACCAGCTCTCCGGCGGCATGCGCCAGCGCGTCGCCCTCGCCATGGCCCTGGTCTGCGAACCGAGTCTCCTGATCGCCGACGAGCCGACCACCGCCCTCGACGTCACCACCCAGCACCAGATCCTGGAACTCGTCGACGACCTGCGCCAACGCCTCGGCATGGCCCTCGTCCTGGTCACCCACGACCTCGGCGTGATCGCCCGCCGGGTCGACAAGGTGGCGGTCATGTACGCCGGCCGCATCGTCGAACAGGCCGGTGCCCACCAGCTGTTCACCGCACCACGGCACCGCTACACCCAGGCACTCTTCGAGGCCCTGCCCGAACGCGCCGCCCACCGCGCGGCACCCCTGCGCACCATCCCCGGCCTGCCGCCGAGCCTGACGGTACGGACGAAGGGGTGCCCGTTCGCGCCTCGGTGTACGCACGCGAGTGCCGAATGCCGGGGCGAGGAACCGGAGTTGGTGCCTGTGGGACAGGCGGGACAGGGTGGCGAGCAGGAGCACTCGCACGCATGCTTCCATCCCGCGGTGCCATTGGCGGGTGTTGGCGCGCGCACTGGTGAGGGCGCGGGTGTCCGTACCGACACGGACGGCACCGCCATGGAAGCGGAAGCGGAAGCGGAAGAGGTGGCGGAAGCGGAGGTGGACGCCAGGACGGGCCGTGTCGCCCCCGCCCCCGTCCTGCTCGAACTCGACGCGCTGCACAAGGAGTTCCCCCTCGCGGGCGGCGTCTTCGCGCGCCGCCGGGGATCGGTCCAGGCGGTCGGCGGGGTGTCCCTGAGGCTGCGGCGCGGGGAGACCTTCGGGCTCGTGGGGGAGTCGGGCTGCGGCAAGACGACACTCGGGCGCATCGTCGCGGGCCTGGAGGAGGCGACTTCCGGCGAGGTACGCCTGGAGGGCCGGGACCTCGCCCTGCTCACCCGGACCGAGCGCCGTGCCGAGCGCCGCCGGATCCAGCTCATGTTCCAGGACTCGACCGCGGCCATGGACCCGAGAATGCGGGTCGGCGAGATCCTGCGCGAGCCACTGGCCATCCACCGCTACGGGACCCGGGGCGAACAGGAGTCCCGTACCGCCGAACTCCTCGACGCCGTCGGCCTGCCCCGCGGCGCCAAGCACCGCTACCCGCACGAGTTCTCCGGCGGTCAGCGCCAACGCCTGGGCCTGGCAAGGGCGTTGGCCCTGGAACCGGATCTGGTGATCGCCGACGAACCCGTCTCGGCGCTGGACGTCTCCGTCCAGGCCCAGATCCTCAACCTGATGCGCCGCCTCCAGCGCGAACGCTCCCTGACCTACCTCTTCATCTCGCACGACCTGTCCGTGGTGCGCTACCTCGCCGACCGGGTCGGCGTGATGTACCTCGGCAGACTCGTCGAGTCCGGACCGACGGAGGAGGTCTTCGCGCGCCCGCTGCATCCGTATACGAGGGCACTGCTCGGCGCGGGGAGCGCGGCGGCCGTCCCGGAGCCCGGTGCGGGTACGGATACGGGTACGGGTCTGGGTCCGGGTACGAGTACGGCGGGCCCGGCCACGTTGCGGGGCGAGCCGCCGCTGGGGCCCGCGCACGCCACGGCCCCCGTCTCGGGGTGCCCCTTCCGCCCTCGCTGCCCGAAGGCACGGGACCTGTGTGCGGAACGGGAACCGGCCCAGCTCGGCCCGGGCGTGGACGGCCACCGGGCGGCCTGCCACTTTCCGGTCGAGGTCGAGGTCGAGGTCGAGGTCGGGGCCGAGGTCGAGTACAAGGCCGAGGTGGCGAAGGGTGAGCTGCCGACTCACGATAAGTGA
- the glnA gene encoding type I glutamate--ammonia ligase: MFQNADEAKKFIADEDVKFVDVRFCDLPGVMQHFTVPAEAFDPTEELAFDGSSIRGFQAIHESDMALRADLTTARVDPFRRDKHLNINFFIHDPITGEQYSRDPRNIAKKAEAYLASTGIADTAYFGPEAEFYVFDSVRFDTKSNESFYHIDSEAGAWNTGSVEDNRGYKVRYKGGYFPAPPVDHFADLRAEISLELDKAGLQVERQHHEVGTAGQAEINYKFNTLLAAADDLMLFKYIVKNVAWRNGKTATFMPKPIFGDNGSGMHVHQSLWSGGQPLFYDEQGYAGLSDTARYYIGGILKHAPSLLAFTNPTVNSYHRLVPGFEAPVNLVYSQRNRSAAMRIPITGSNPKAKRVEFRAPDPSSNPYLAFSALLLAGLDGVKNKIEPAEPIDKDLYELAPEEHAGVAQVPTSLPAVLDALEADNEYLQAGGVFTSDLIETWIDYKRTNEIAPIQLRPHPHEFELYYDI; this comes from the coding sequence ATGTTCCAGAACGCCGACGAGGCCAAGAAGTTCATCGCGGACGAGGACGTCAAGTTCGTCGACGTCCGCTTCTGTGACCTGCCGGGTGTGATGCAGCACTTCACGGTGCCCGCCGAGGCGTTCGACCCGACCGAGGAGCTGGCGTTCGACGGGTCGTCGATCCGCGGCTTCCAGGCCATCCACGAGTCGGACATGGCGCTGCGCGCGGACCTGACGACCGCCCGGGTCGACCCCTTCCGCCGCGACAAGCACCTGAACATCAACTTCTTCATCCACGACCCGATCACGGGCGAGCAGTACAGCCGCGACCCGCGCAACATCGCCAAGAAGGCCGAGGCCTACCTCGCCTCCACCGGCATCGCGGACACCGCGTACTTCGGCCCCGAGGCCGAGTTCTACGTCTTCGACAGCGTCCGCTTCGACACCAAGTCGAACGAGAGCTTCTACCACATCGACTCCGAGGCCGGCGCCTGGAACACCGGCTCCGTCGAGGACAACCGTGGTTACAAGGTCCGCTACAAGGGCGGCTACTTCCCGGCTCCCCCGGTCGACCACTTCGCCGACCTGCGCGCCGAGATCTCCCTGGAGCTGGACAAGGCGGGCCTGCAGGTCGAGCGCCAGCACCACGAGGTCGGCACCGCGGGCCAGGCGGAGATCAACTACAAGTTCAACACCCTGCTCGCCGCCGCCGACGACCTGATGCTCTTCAAGTACATCGTGAAGAACGTCGCCTGGCGCAACGGCAAGACCGCCACCTTCATGCCGAAGCCGATCTTCGGCGACAACGGCTCGGGCATGCACGTCCACCAGTCGCTGTGGAGCGGCGGCCAGCCCCTCTTCTACGACGAGCAGGGCTACGCCGGCCTCTCGGACACCGCCCGCTACTACATCGGCGGCATCCTCAAGCACGCCCCGTCGCTGCTCGCGTTCACCAACCCGACGGTGAACTCGTACCACCGCCTGGTCCCGGGCTTCGAGGCGCCGGTCAACCTGGTCTACTCGCAGCGCAACCGCTCCGCGGCCATGCGTATCCCGATCACGGGCTCGAACCCGAAGGCCAAGCGCGTCGAGTTCCGCGCCCCGGACCCGTCCTCCAACCCGTACCTGGCGTTCTCCGCGCTGCTGCTCGCGGGCCTGGACGGCGTGAAGAACAAGATCGAGCCGGCCGAGCCGATCGACAAGGACCTCTACGAGCTCGCCCCCGAGGAGCACGCGGGCGTCGCCCAGGTCCCCACCTCCCTCCCGGCGGTCCTCGACGCCCTCGAGGCGGACAACGAGTACCTCCAGGCCGGTGGCGTCTTCACCTCGGACCTGATCGAAACCTGGATCGACTACAAGCGCACCAACGAGATCGCCCCGATCCAGCTGCGGCCGCACCCGCACGAGTTCGAGCTTTACTACGACATCTAA